One Nostocoides sp. HKS02 genomic window carries:
- a CDS encoding SRPBCC family protein, whose product MPHFAHTLSVSAAPSAIFAIIDDFSKTPQWLSRCTGIDKLDPGANDVGTRLNYHYDDGRRSGTMDGQIVAREPDRHFAMKFTDRMMDVTVDFVAASDGVGTTLTHTIDIATKGFGVLLSPLIKRQLPKQTMDAMTALKAMAEQP is encoded by the coding sequence ATGCCGCACTTCGCCCACACGCTCTCGGTGAGTGCAGCGCCGTCCGCCATCTTCGCGATCATCGACGACTTCTCGAAGACCCCGCAGTGGTTGTCGCGGTGCACCGGCATCGACAAGCTCGACCCGGGTGCCAACGACGTCGGCACCCGGCTCAACTACCACTACGACGACGGCCGCCGCTCGGGCACGATGGACGGCCAGATCGTCGCGCGCGAGCCGGACCGGCACTTCGCGATGAAGTTCACCGACCGGATGATGGATGTCACCGTCGACTTCGTCGCGGCCTCGGACGGGGTCGGCACCACCTTGACCCACACGATCGATATCGCCACCAAGGGTTTCGGCGTGCTGCTCTCTCCCCTCATCAAGCGACAGCTGCCCAAGCAGACCATGGATGCGATGACCGCCCTCAAGGCCATGGCCGAACAGCCCTGA
- a CDS encoding YegP family protein: protein MAAKFELYQDKAGKYRFRLKAGNGQVIATGEAYESKDAAQNGIESVQKNAPGAPIVEVDS, encoded by the coding sequence ATGGCAGCCAAGTTCGAGCTCTACCAGGACAAAGCGGGCAAGTACCGGTTCCGGCTCAAGGCCGGCAACGGCCAGGTGATCGCCACGGGCGAGGCGTACGAGTCCAAGGACGCGGCCCAGAACGGCATCGAATCGGTCCAGAAGAACGCGCCGGGTGCGCCCATCGTCGAGGTGGACAGCTAG
- a CDS encoding DLW-39 family protein translates to MKKILILIATVIGAAAIQKKLKAQQAERDLWSQATDSPS, encoded by the coding sequence ATGAAGAAGATCCTGATCCTCATCGCGACCGTGATCGGCGCAGCGGCGATCCAGAAGAAGCTCAAGGCTCAGCAGGCCGAGCGTGACCTCTGGTCGCAGGCGACCGACTCCCCCTCGTAG
- a CDS encoding nitroreductase family deazaflavin-dependent oxidoreductase — protein MNAARRPPSHPPTWLLNATAPVAKAVAGRRWFPLWAVIHHRGRTSGTAYATPIAVIPTRRQDIFLIGLPWGAKTNWARNVVVAGGATVRWRGRDYAATEPRIVGPEVAVVQARGPVRRVVGSGRFPAFLELRRTGPSE, from the coding sequence ATGAACGCCGCGCGAAGGCCCCCGTCACACCCGCCGACCTGGCTGCTGAACGCGACCGCTCCCGTGGCCAAGGCCGTCGCGGGTCGGCGGTGGTTCCCCCTGTGGGCGGTGATCCACCACCGCGGCCGCACGAGCGGCACGGCATACGCCACCCCGATCGCGGTGATCCCCACCCGGCGCCAGGACATCTTCCTCATCGGGCTGCCGTGGGGCGCCAAGACGAACTGGGCCAGGAACGTGGTCGTCGCGGGAGGTGCGACGGTGCGGTGGAGGGGGCGCGACTACGCGGCGACGGAGCCGCGCATCGTCGGACCGGAGGTTGCCGTGGTGCAGGCCAGGGGCCCAGTCAGGCGAGTGGTGGGCAGCGGGCGGTTCCCGGCGTTCCTCGAGCTGCGGCGCACGGGTCCGTCGGAGTAG
- the selA gene encoding L-seryl-tRNA(Sec) selenium transferase — translation MPQPHHADARRLVPRTDAVLADPAVAQAVSRLGRDVVRGVVRTVQGRVRDGEIGPDDVVAATLAALPERVMSLTPVLNATGVVIHTNLGRAPLSHAAIEAMRAAAGTVDVELDLATGRRSRRGAGAIAALLELLPEAGAALVVNNGAAALVLATTALAAGREVVVSRGEMVEIGDGFRLPDLIASTGARLREVGTTNRTTLADYAQAVGPDTGCILKVHPSNFRVDGFTASVDVAALVALGPPVVHDIGSGLLRPHRLLPDEPDAARSLRDGAAVVTCSGDKVLGGPQAGLVLGRAETVERLRRHPLARAVRADKTTLAALEATVRGPRPPVWDALEADPARLRERCDALVAGLPVRVGAETVPSDGVVGGGGAPGVMLPGWAVALPEAYAAALRAQARPVLARVERGRALVDLRCIPEDSDTLVLQAIAAVRP, via the coding sequence ATGCCGCAGCCGCACCACGCGGATGCCCGGCGCCTCGTGCCGCGGACCGACGCCGTACTCGCGGATCCCGCTGTGGCGCAAGCGGTCTCGCGGCTGGGCCGCGACGTGGTCCGCGGAGTCGTCCGGACCGTCCAGGGCCGGGTCCGGGACGGCGAGATCGGCCCCGACGACGTCGTCGCCGCAACCCTGGCCGCCTTGCCGGAGCGCGTCATGTCGCTGACCCCGGTCCTCAACGCCACCGGCGTCGTGATCCACACCAACCTCGGCCGCGCACCGCTGTCGCACGCCGCCATCGAGGCGATGCGCGCGGCGGCCGGCACGGTCGACGTGGAGCTCGACCTCGCCACCGGACGGCGCTCGCGGCGGGGGGCCGGCGCGATCGCTGCCCTGCTCGAGCTGCTTCCTGAGGCCGGGGCAGCCCTGGTCGTCAACAACGGGGCGGCGGCCCTCGTGCTCGCCACGACGGCGCTCGCCGCCGGCCGCGAGGTCGTGGTCAGCCGCGGCGAGATGGTCGAGATCGGGGACGGCTTTCGGCTGCCCGACCTCATCGCGAGCACGGGGGCCCGGCTGCGCGAGGTCGGCACGACCAACCGGACCACCCTGGCCGACTACGCCCAGGCGGTCGGCCCCGACACCGGGTGCATCCTCAAGGTGCACCCGAGCAACTTCCGGGTCGACGGCTTCACGGCGTCCGTCGACGTGGCGGCTCTCGTGGCGCTCGGCCCCCCGGTCGTCCACGACATCGGCAGTGGCCTGCTCCGGCCGCACCGGCTGCTGCCGGACGAGCCCGACGCCGCGCGGTCACTGCGCGACGGCGCCGCTGTCGTCACCTGCAGCGGTGACAAGGTGCTGGGCGGCCCGCAGGCGGGGCTCGTGCTCGGGCGCGCCGAGACGGTGGAGAGGCTCCGCCGTCATCCGCTCGCGCGCGCCGTCCGCGCCGACAAGACCACCCTGGCCGCGCTCGAGGCCACGGTTCGGGGGCCGCGGCCACCCGTGTGGGACGCGCTGGAGGCCGACCCGGCTCGGCTGCGTGAGCGGTGCGACGCCTTGGTCGCCGGGCTGCCAGTGCGAGTAGGTGCCGAGACGGTCCCCTCGGACGGGGTGGTCGGGGGCGGCGGCGCTCCAGGGGTCATGCTCCCCGGATGGGCCGTGGCCTTGCCCGAGGCGTATGCCGCGGCGCTGCGGGCGCAGGCTCGCCCGGTCCTGGCGCGCGTCGAGCGCGGGCGCGCGCTGGTGGACCTGCGCTGCATCCCCGAGGATTCCGACACCCTCGTCCTGCAGGCGATTGCGGCCGTCAGGCCGTGA
- a CDS encoding DUF3566 domain-containing protein, with amino-acid sequence MTGGSGATGAAGAPRPAGGTARPVGTAGVGRARRVKLTVSRVDPWSAMKMAFLISVALGIAGVVMVAVLWMILSGMGVFSEVNRLVGTVFNDPANPFNIMDFLGFGRVLSLSIVIGVIDVILMTALSTLGAFLYNICSALVGGLQLTLTDD; translated from the coding sequence GTGACCGGTGGTTCCGGCGCGACCGGTGCCGCCGGCGCCCCGCGTCCGGCCGGAGGCACCGCCCGCCCCGTCGGCACGGCCGGCGTCGGCCGGGCCCGCCGGGTCAAGCTCACGGTGTCGCGGGTCGACCCGTGGTCGGCCATGAAGATGGCCTTCCTCATCTCGGTGGCCCTCGGCATCGCCGGCGTCGTCATGGTGGCCGTGCTCTGGATGATCCTGTCCGGGATGGGCGTGTTCTCCGAGGTCAACCGCCTGGTCGGCACCGTGTTCAACGACCCGGCGAACCCGTTCAACATCATGGACTTCCTCGGCTTCGGCCGGGTGCTGTCCCTGTCGATCGTCATCGGCGTCATCGACGTCATCCTCATGACGGCGCTGTCGACGCTCGGGGCCTTCCTCTACAACATCTGCTCCGCCCTGGTCGGCGGACTGCAGCTGACCCTGACCGACGACTGA
- the mptB gene encoding polyprenol phosphomannose-dependent alpha 1,6 mannosyltransferase MptB: MVLARFAAAVSGGSLLVALGLLRLGATASVLVLAWAVPVIARRLGTDPVRAVWLGFLTPLVGMHLVAGAHNDALMIAAMVAAVALALQGRHGWACLAIAAAMAVKAPAAVAMPFVAILAAVDHRGSMTHPGMPTLGMPLGMRRLALRTVVAGAASCVAFVVISLVTGLGFSWVNSLSEPGKSIQWTSLPTGIGMGIGFVGTLFGHNVEDGAVSVARTVALVALGIALVWIWVRALRRAQDRRFVVVCAGQALVAFIVLSPAFHAWYLLWALPLFAASVTDRRWQTVLAGLATLMAVSILPGGYSLGLVTSWVGVPLCFVALGAGVVYGWRWIQAQRSRVSARHTV; the protein is encoded by the coding sequence ATGGTGCTGGCCAGGTTCGCGGCGGCGGTCTCTGGCGGGTCGTTGCTCGTCGCGTTGGGGCTGCTGCGCCTGGGCGCGACGGCGAGCGTGCTCGTCCTCGCCTGGGCCGTGCCGGTGATCGCGCGTCGGCTGGGCACCGACCCGGTCCGAGCCGTCTGGCTGGGGTTCCTCACTCCGCTGGTCGGGATGCACCTGGTCGCCGGCGCCCACAACGACGCCCTGATGATTGCGGCAATGGTTGCGGCGGTGGCGCTCGCCCTGCAGGGGCGACATGGGTGGGCGTGCCTGGCGATCGCGGCCGCGATGGCGGTCAAGGCGCCGGCGGCAGTCGCGATGCCGTTCGTCGCGATCCTCGCTGCCGTGGACCACCGGGGGTCGATGACTCACCCGGGGATGCCGACCCTTGGGATGCCCCTGGGGATGCGGCGCTTGGCGCTGCGGACGGTGGTCGCGGGGGCGGCGAGCTGCGTGGCATTCGTGGTGATCAGCCTCGTGACCGGGCTGGGATTCTCGTGGGTGAACAGCCTCTCCGAGCCGGGCAAGAGCATCCAGTGGACGTCACTGCCGACCGGGATCGGCATGGGGATCGGGTTCGTCGGGACCCTGTTCGGCCACAACGTCGAGGACGGGGCCGTGTCGGTGGCGCGAACGGTGGCGCTGGTGGCACTCGGGATCGCGCTCGTCTGGATCTGGGTCCGGGCGCTGCGGCGGGCGCAGGACCGGCGGTTCGTCGTCGTGTGCGCGGGTCAGGCGCTGGTCGCGTTCATCGTGCTCTCGCCGGCGTTCCACGCGTGGTACCTGCTGTGGGCGCTGCCGCTGTTCGCGGCGAGCGTGACGGACCGGCGGTGGCAGACGGTGCTCGCCGGCCTCGCGACCCTGATGGCCGTGTCGATCCTGCCCGGCGGCTACAGCCTCGGGCTGGTGACGTCCTGGGTGGGTGTGCCACTGTGCTTCGTCGCTCTGGGCGCTGGGGTCGTCTACGGTTGGCGCTGGATCCAGGCGCAGCGCTCGCGGGTGAGCGCACGGCACACCGTCTGA